DNA sequence from the Nitrospinota bacterium genome:
TCCATTAACATTAGACTTCACCTTTTATTGAGATAGGGTTACAAATATAGAACCAGGCAAAGAAGTTGCCCGGTCAAAATTTCATATTAAGAAAGCCACTTTTTGAGGCGCATATTTTGGCATGGATTGGATCGGATTTCAATTTTTTTCAAAATACAGATTCGCCAGCTTTATTTATTAAATTATTTAAATACTATTAGATTTAGCTAATACTTGTTGCGAGTTTAATTTATGTATTCAATTTTTGATTCACAGGCATTTAACGCAAATCTGTTTTTTCCCAGGAAAGATACCGCTCAGACTCCGCGAGATTCTGAAGAAATTCAGGTCGAGGTCGAAAACGAGACAACTGTGCATATTCGCAGGCATCCATCAGCTGATGCCCGCCTTAGTTTATTGTTTTTTCATGGTAATGGTGAAATTGTGTCGGACTACGATGACCTGGCCCAACATTTTAATTCATTGGGAGTGGAGCTGATTGTCGCCGATTTTCGAGGTTATGGAAGAAGTACGGGGATTCCTACTCTCAGGTCTTGTCTTGAAGATGCCCATAAAATTTTTGACCTGTTGAAATCTACCGGTAAACTCAAGAACAAAGTTTGCGTCATGGGAAGGTCTTTGGGAAGTGCTCCAACGCTTGAACTGTGTTCCAGGCGTTCGGATGTGACAGGCTGTGTTCTGGAAAGCGGGTATGCAGACCCGATTCCTTTGGTTGAAAGAAGGGGGCTGAAAATAGAAAAAACCACTCCGGAAGAGGACGCACTGTTTAATAACAGCGAAAAGATCCGTTCGGTGAAGTGCCCTCTGCTGATAATGCATGGTTCCGATGATTTTTTGATTTCACCTCATGAGGCCAGGCTGAATTATGACAATGCCGGATCAAAAAAGAAGCATCTGGAAATTCTGGAAGGTGTTGGGCACAACGATATGATGATGGCATCAGAAGGTTCGTACTTTACAACTTTAAAGCAGTTTTTTGATATTTTGTGACAGGGAGTGCATTTTGAAAAAATTTTACAATATTGAAGGTATCATACGTAACGGATTTAAACTGAGCCGGGACTATGAGACTCTAGACTTCAGTTATGAAAAAGTTAATGACGCCGCTTTGCAGGCGTTTGCGAAGTCTAGATCCATTAAACAGCTCAGGAGATTGACAGTCAGCGGTAAAAAACTCACTGCTGTTTCAGCTCAGGCTATTGCAGAATCTGATCACCTGCCCAACCTTGAATCTCTGAAATTATACAAGAATAAAATAGGAGATGAAGGCATCAAATATTTTGCCGAATCTGAAAAACTTCCCAATCTTAAATCTTTAAGGTTGGCCTGGAATGATATTGGCCCAGAAGGCGCACGCTATTTGGCTGAGTCCACCCATATGAAAAACCTGGAAGCGCTGATGCTGTCTGAAAATCATATTGGTGATGAAGGATTAAAATACCTTGCCGAGGCAAAAGGACTGGATAACCTTGAGATTATTGATCTCAGAAAAAACAAGATCACCGATGAAGGTGCTAAAGCATTATCCAGGAGCAAAACCCTTTCAAAGCTTCAGACTATAGATCTTTCTGACAATGCTTTAACGGGTGAGGGATTCAATGCCCTGGCAGAATTCAAGATATTTAATCTCATTCGCGCACGGCTGGATGAGGAAGGTAAGAAGCTGGATCTCAGTAACCTTCGTATAGGCGACGTAGAATGTAAATGCATTGCCGAATGCGAAGATTTGAAAAACCTGACTCACCTTTATCTGGAGTTGAACAAAATTACTGTAGAAGGTGTGAAGCAACTTGCTGAGAGTGAATATTTAAAGAACCTCACCCTGTTGACTCTTGACCGTAACAATATTGGAGACCAGGGATTCATTCAGATCGTTAAGTC
Encoded proteins:
- a CDS encoding alpha/beta hydrolase, with translation MYSIFDSQAFNANLFFPRKDTAQTPRDSEEIQVEVENETTVHIRRHPSADARLSLLFFHGNGEIVSDYDDLAQHFNSLGVELIVADFRGYGRSTGIPTLRSCLEDAHKIFDLLKSTGKLKNKVCVMGRSLGSAPTLELCSRRSDVTGCVLESGYADPIPLVERRGLKIEKTTPEEDALFNNSEKIRSVKCPLLIMHGSDDFLISPHEARLNYDNAGSKKKHLEILEGVGHNDMMMASEGSYFTTLKQFFDIL